In Mesorhizobium sp. 113-3-3, a genomic segment contains:
- a CDS encoding acyl-CoA dehydrogenase family protein codes for MEYGSGFSHATYSHSAAFVDDGSGKPAKDENGNVIVMCAHAPISEHKQLGNWDVLGLGGTGSIDYAAEDVFIADDLVFPILTAPPLRQKEFFSLGVVGLAAIGHTGWALGAGRRMLDEIAKFARSKSGRAGLIGESEKFWHDYGRAEARYRAARAFVFETWRDVEATVEAGSRMSTRQISLVHLAKSEIHEVGVDICNFAYRAGGGASLRAGVIQRTFREMMVAANHFTIAPSIVTSAGRDIGGIWSDRVWQFYDLIEKK; via the coding sequence GTGGAATATGGCAGCGGTTTCAGCCACGCCACCTACAGCCATAGCGCCGCCTTCGTCGACGACGGCTCCGGCAAGCCCGCCAAGGACGAGAACGGTAATGTCATCGTCATGTGCGCCCATGCGCCGATCTCCGAGCACAAGCAGCTCGGCAATTGGGACGTGCTGGGCCTCGGCGGCACCGGCAGCATCGACTACGCGGCCGAGGACGTCTTCATCGCCGACGATCTCGTCTTCCCGATCCTGACCGCGCCGCCGCTGCGCCAGAAGGAGTTCTTCAGCCTCGGCGTCGTGGGCCTCGCCGCCATCGGCCATACCGGCTGGGCGCTGGGTGCGGGCCGCCGGATGCTGGACGAGATCGCCAAGTTCGCCCGTTCGAAGTCGGGCCGCGCCGGACTGATCGGCGAGAGCGAGAAGTTCTGGCACGACTATGGCCGCGCCGAGGCCCGCTATCGGGCCGCCCGCGCCTTTGTCTTCGAAACCTGGCGCGACGTCGAGGCGACGGTCGAGGCCGGCAGCAGGATGTCGACGCGCCAGATCAGCCTTGTCCATCTGGCCAAGTCCGAGATCCACGAGGTTGGCGTCGATATCTGCAACTTCGCCTACCGCGCGGGTGGCGGCGCCTCGCTGCGCGCCGGCGTGATCCAGCGCACCTTCCGCGAGATGATGGTGGCGGCCAACCACTTCACCATCGCGCCGTCGATCGTCACCTCGGCCGGCCGCGACATTGGCGGCATATGGAGCGACCGCGTCTGGCAGTTCTACGACCTGATCGAGAAGAAGTAG
- a CDS encoding GntR family transcriptional regulator — MAETREFKAEPPEGIDPLGASSEGASLYELIREDIIEGRLAANERLVVTDLARRHGTSTNPVREALQLLRGEGFVTFLPNRGARVRPIDQDFVRDIYEIGVLIEPALTRWFVNMATDEDIAELERLQGLIEENNFADTFRHSELDTAFHTVMYQRHYNRHAAELWWKHREVLRAVSRRFNFTLARRAAIIREHRELIAHVKAGNADEAAELIARHVEGSGRHVLEHMRARNAARAG, encoded by the coding sequence TTGGCCGAAACGCGGGAATTCAAAGCAGAGCCACCCGAGGGGATCGATCCTCTCGGCGCGTCGAGCGAGGGCGCCTCGCTTTATGAGCTGATCAGGGAGGACATCATCGAGGGGCGGCTCGCCGCCAACGAGCGGCTTGTGGTGACCGATCTGGCCCGGCGCCACGGCACCTCGACCAATCCCGTGCGCGAGGCCCTGCAACTGTTGCGCGGGGAAGGCTTTGTCACCTTTCTCCCAAACCGCGGGGCGCGCGTGCGGCCCATAGACCAGGATTTTGTCCGGGACATCTACGAGATCGGCGTCCTCATCGAGCCGGCCCTGACGCGATGGTTCGTGAACATGGCCACCGACGAGGACATCGCCGAACTCGAACGTCTTCAGGGCCTGATCGAAGAGAACAACTTTGCCGACACGTTCAGGCACAGCGAGCTGGACACCGCCTTCCACACCGTGATGTACCAGCGGCACTACAACCGCCATGCCGCCGAGCTTTGGTGGAAGCATCGCGAGGTGCTGCGAGCCGTGAGCCGGCGCTTCAATTTCACACTCGCCCGGCGTGCCGCGATCATTCGCGAGCACCGCGAGCTCATCGCTCATGTGAAGGCGGGAAATGCCGACGAGGCAGCCGAACTCATTGCACGCCATGTCGAGGGTTCCGGACGGCATGTCCTCGAACACATGCGCGCGCGCAACGCCGCTCGGGCAGGGTAG
- a CDS encoding mandelate racemase/muconate lactonizing enzyme family protein, protein MKITSIRPWLIKSDASYWGEYLFVEVTTDEGVSGWGEITTTTKLANRALCTILRQIGAAVTGEDPARIEHLWHKIFRSFTYMGSRGAAVECVSAIDIALWDIRGKVLGKPIYELLGGPVRDEIALYTHPDQAKFTSKEAVVREIRDIVESGHTGLKFDPFPHQGRTSDGMSREQRDGYLDGGMTRKDEREAAELTALIRETAGPDVDILIDAHGRFDVPTAIRLCRSLEEAGQIDWFEEPCPPESLNALKQVRDKVSAPISWGERGHTKWDFVPVLENKLADYIMPDVTWTGGITELKKISALCEAYYIPVSPHDAAGPINVVAGAQVMMTVPNFYKLETSEWNLGKYDHLIDRPLDVSNGSLKLTSKSGLGVEMNRDYLQAHEIELS, encoded by the coding sequence ATGAAAATCACGAGCATTCGGCCGTGGCTGATCAAATCCGATGCATCTTACTGGGGAGAGTACCTGTTCGTCGAAGTGACGACAGACGAAGGCGTGAGTGGCTGGGGCGAGATCACAACCACGACAAAGCTGGCCAACCGTGCGCTCTGCACGATCCTGCGGCAGATCGGCGCCGCCGTGACCGGCGAGGATCCGGCGCGCATCGAGCATCTGTGGCACAAGATTTTCCGCAGCTTCACCTATATGGGCAGCCGCGGCGCCGCCGTCGAATGCGTGAGCGCCATCGACATAGCCCTCTGGGATATCCGCGGCAAAGTCCTAGGCAAGCCGATCTACGAACTGCTGGGCGGCCCGGTGCGCGATGAAATCGCGCTCTACACCCATCCCGACCAGGCCAAATTCACCAGCAAGGAGGCCGTGGTCCGCGAAATTCGCGATATTGTCGAATCCGGGCACACCGGGCTCAAATTCGATCCGTTCCCCCACCAGGGCCGCACCTCGGACGGCATGTCGCGTGAACAGCGGGACGGCTATCTCGATGGCGGCATGACCCGCAAGGACGAGCGCGAAGCGGCCGAACTCACGGCCCTGATCCGCGAAACGGCGGGTCCCGACGTCGACATCCTCATCGATGCGCATGGCCGCTTCGACGTTCCCACCGCCATTCGCCTCTGCCGCAGCCTCGAGGAAGCCGGCCAGATCGACTGGTTCGAGGAGCCCTGTCCGCCCGAGAGCCTCAACGCCCTCAAGCAGGTGCGCGACAAGGTCAGCGCCCCGATCTCCTGGGGCGAGCGCGGCCACACGAAATGGGATTTCGTACCGGTGCTCGAGAACAAGCTCGCCGACTACATCATGCCTGACGTCACCTGGACCGGCGGCATTACCGAACTGAAGAAGATTTCCGCCCTGTGCGAGGCCTACTACATCCCGGTCTCGCCGCATGACGCCGCCGGGCCGATCAACGTGGTCGCGGGGGCGCAGGTGATGATGACCGTTCCGAACTTCTACAAGCTCGAAACGTCGGAGTGGAACCTGGGCAAGTACGATCATCTCATCGACAGACCGCTCGATGTTTCGAACGGCAGCCTCAAGCTGACGTCGAAGTCTGGTCTCGGTGTCGAGATGAACCGCGATTACCTGCAAGCCCATGAGATCGAGCTGAGTTAG
- a CDS encoding mandelate racemase/muconate lactonizing enzyme family protein, which yields MTTKLKITAIKPYPVWVGTRNQMLVKVETDQGIFGWGESGLSGREKAVTGAVEHYREFLIGRDPMQIGRIWQEAYRSQYFEGGRVLQAAISAIDIALHDIKGKALGVPVYELLGGKQRDRIPTFASTGDEAEGDVAIERARELHQQGWQAIRFFPAGQSSRDIFEPRESIGVTARMLNKAREALGDEVVLGIDYHHRLSVAEAASFCNKLGRGVLDFLEEPIRDETPAAYESLRTMTDIPFAIGEEFASKWQFLPYIERGIHQFNRLDVCNVGGLTEAMKVAGWSEAHYVDLMPHNPLGPVCTAATVHLAAAVANFAWLETRVPERKLGFDSSEFFPVQPQLDGPAYPVGDLPGLGVEVNEAAIQAQSFRFWEAPHLKRRDGSVTNW from the coding sequence ATGACGACGAAGCTCAAGATCACAGCGATCAAGCCCTACCCCGTGTGGGTGGGAACGCGCAACCAGATGCTGGTGAAGGTCGAGACCGACCAGGGCATCTTCGGCTGGGGCGAGAGCGGCCTGAGCGGCCGCGAGAAGGCCGTGACCGGCGCGGTCGAGCACTACCGCGAATTCCTCATCGGCCGCGATCCCATGCAGATCGGCCGGATCTGGCAGGAGGCCTATCGCAGCCAGTATTTTGAAGGCGGGCGCGTTCTGCAGGCGGCGATTTCCGCCATCGACATCGCGCTCCACGACATCAAGGGAAAGGCGCTGGGCGTGCCGGTCTACGAGCTGCTCGGCGGCAAGCAGCGCGACCGCATCCCCACTTTCGCCTCGACCGGTGACGAGGCCGAGGGCGATGTCGCCATCGAACGAGCCCGCGAATTGCACCAGCAGGGGTGGCAGGCGATCCGCTTCTTTCCCGCCGGGCAAAGCAGCAGGGACATTTTCGAGCCGCGCGAGTCGATCGGCGTGACCGCGCGGATGCTCAACAAGGCCCGCGAGGCGCTGGGCGACGAGGTCGTGCTCGGCATCGACTATCATCATCGGCTGTCGGTGGCCGAGGCGGCGAGCTTCTGCAACAAGCTCGGCCGCGGCGTGCTCGATTTCCTCGAGGAGCCGATCCGCGACGAGACACCGGCGGCCTACGAATCCCTGCGCACGATGACCGACATCCCGTTCGCCATCGGCGAGGAATTTGCCAGCAAGTGGCAGTTCCTGCCCTACATCGAGCGCGGCATCCATCAGTTCAACCGGCTCGATGTCTGCAATGTCGGCGGGCTCACCGAAGCGATGAAGGTCGCCGGCTGGAGCGAAGCGCACTATGTCGACCTGATGCCGCACAACCCGCTCGGTCCGGTGTGCACGGCCGCGACCGTGCATCTGGCCGCCGCGGTCGCCAATTTCGCCTGGCTCGAGACCAGGGTGCCCGAGAGAAAGCTGGGCTTCGACAGCTCCGAGTTCTTCCCGGTGCAACCGCAACTCGACGGCCCCGCCTATCCGGTCGGCGATCTGCCGGGGCTCGGCGTCGAGGTCAACGAGGCGGCGATCCAGGCGCAGAGCTTCCGTTTCTGGGAAGCGCCCCACCTCAAGCGCCGCGACGGTTCTGTCACCAACTGGTAG
- a CDS encoding carbohydrate ABC transporter permease — MSTIAGTAPRGQARRRIRFDGWRWGGRIFLVFMLLYTALPMIWMLLTSIKSGFAAMQFPPQWWPDQPTLASYQKLLDPQNSVGQDFLRFFWNSLFVSTATTILSVIVAVPAAYAFSRFTFPGRNFLFFTVLLRNMFPAVIFLVPLFILMRAIGLVNTHGSLVLTYLTFGLPLAIWLLKGFYDNIPVQLEQAARIDGATRFQAFILIVMPLSTPGIIATAIYSFIGAWNEYIYAYTFLSKNEQLTLPVGIQRFFSENTTDFPGLMAASFIMSVPVVVLFLVLQRYFVRALTEGAVKH, encoded by the coding sequence ATGAGCACGATTGCCGGGACAGCCCCTCGAGGCCAGGCCCGTCGCCGCATCCGCTTCGACGGATGGCGGTGGGGCGGACGTATCTTCCTCGTGTTCATGCTGCTCTACACAGCGTTGCCGATGATCTGGATGCTGCTCACCTCGATCAAGTCCGGCTTCGCCGCGATGCAATTCCCGCCGCAATGGTGGCCTGACCAACCGACACTCGCCAGCTACCAGAAGCTGCTCGATCCGCAGAACAGTGTCGGCCAGGACTTCCTCCGCTTCTTCTGGAACAGCCTTTTCGTCTCCACCGCCACGACCATCCTTTCGGTGATCGTGGCGGTTCCCGCTGCCTACGCGTTTTCGCGCTTCACCTTTCCGGGCCGGAACTTCCTGTTCTTCACCGTCCTGCTGCGCAACATGTTCCCGGCGGTGATCTTTCTCGTGCCGCTCTTCATCCTGATGCGCGCGATCGGGCTGGTGAACACGCATGGCTCGCTCGTTCTCACCTACCTGACATTCGGCCTGCCGCTGGCGATCTGGCTGCTGAAGGGCTTCTACGACAACATCCCGGTGCAGCTCGAGCAGGCGGCGCGCATCGATGGCGCGACGCGGTTCCAGGCCTTCATCCTGATCGTGATGCCGCTCTCGACGCCGGGCATCATCGCCACGGCGATCTATTCCTTCATCGGCGCGTGGAACGAGTACATCTACGCCTACACCTTCCTCTCCAAGAACGAGCAGTTGACGCTGCCGGTCGGCATCCAGCGCTTCTTCTCGGAAAACACCACGGACTTTCCAGGCCTGATGGCGGCCAGCTTCATCATGAGCGTGCCCGTCGTCGTGCTGTTCCTCGTCCTGCAACGATACTTCGTACGCGCCCTGACAGAAGGCGCGGTCAAGCATTAG
- a CDS encoding ABC transporter substrate-binding protein: MTRFTLGGAVLRGTVSTALIASLMSAPALGAAPVDLSKWSPEYVRSIAGTQEFDTAADCGKVTPLDYKGRLTFWYQGVFEGDPDLLRQYYKDFFETFRKTYPNIQLEEQALTYNDLLDKFRTALLGNAAPMAVRLQILGGTEFASKGYLQPLKPEDVGYSTEDFWPGAMKAVTWDGVTYGIPTNNETMAFIWNADIFKRAGLDPDKAPATWDDVVKYSKQIHDKLGIAGYGLVARKNAGNTPYRFMPQLWAYGGGVFDEATANPAYKEIELNSPQSKAALQASYDMYVRDKSVPVSALTNQQADNQPLFLAGQLGMMISHPSDYNVMLDLQKKATGTDKDKAQTVIDNMRYGLIPTGPDGKRAVVFGGSNIHILKPEYVEGGKVDEPAAKAIICMWTSPEWSLKMAYAGSNPGNLNGFKTKWMKERLDSIKFLDVTTSMLPYGIPFPALPQSPEIMNIIVPDMLQNALTGAMTVDQAADDAAQKVKDLMGGL; encoded by the coding sequence ATGACGAGGTTCACACTCGGCGGTGCCGTCCTGCGCGGCACTGTCTCCACTGCATTGATCGCATCGTTGATGTCCGCACCGGCTCTCGGCGCGGCGCCGGTCGATCTGAGCAAGTGGTCGCCCGAATATGTGCGCTCCATCGCGGGCACGCAGGAATTTGACACGGCGGCCGATTGCGGCAAGGTCACCCCGCTCGACTACAAGGGGCGGCTGACTTTCTGGTATCAGGGCGTGTTCGAGGGCGACCCCGATCTCTTGCGCCAGTACTACAAGGATTTCTTCGAGACCTTCCGCAAGACCTATCCGAACATCCAGCTCGAGGAACAGGCCCTCACCTACAACGATCTCCTGGACAAGTTCCGCACGGCGCTCCTTGGCAATGCGGCGCCGATGGCGGTCCGCCTGCAGATCCTGGGCGGCACCGAATTCGCTTCAAAGGGCTATCTGCAGCCGCTCAAGCCGGAGGATGTAGGCTATTCGACCGAGGATTTCTGGCCCGGCGCCATGAAAGCCGTGACCTGGGACGGCGTGACCTACGGCATTCCAACCAACAATGAAACGATGGCGTTCATCTGGAATGCCGATATCTTCAAGCGCGCGGGCCTCGATCCGGACAAGGCTCCGGCGACCTGGGACGACGTCGTCAAGTATTCCAAGCAGATCCACGACAAGCTCGGCATTGCCGGTTACGGCCTCGTGGCCCGCAAGAATGCCGGCAACACCCCGTATCGCTTCATGCCCCAGCTGTGGGCCTATGGCGGCGGCGTGTTCGACGAAGCCACGGCGAACCCGGCCTATAAGGAGATCGAGCTCAACAGCCCGCAGAGCAAGGCCGCGCTGCAAGCCTCTTACGACATGTACGTCCGCGACAAGTCGGTCCCGGTTTCGGCACTCACCAACCAGCAGGCCGACAACCAGCCGCTGTTTCTCGCCGGCCAGCTCGGCATGATGATCTCGCACCCGTCCGACTACAACGTCATGCTCGACCTGCAGAAGAAGGCCACCGGCACCGACAAGGACAAGGCGCAGACCGTCATCGACAACATGCGCTACGGCCTGATCCCGACCGGCCCGGACGGCAAGCGCGCCGTCGTCTTCGGCGGCTCGAACATCCACATCCTGAAGCCTGAATATGTCGAGGGCGGCAAGGTGGACGAACCGGCCGCGAAGGCTATCATCTGCATGTGGACCAGCCCGGAATGGTCGCTGAAGATGGCCTATGCCGGGTCGAATCCGGGCAATCTCAACGGCTTCAAGACCAAATGGATGAAGGAACGTCTGGACAGCATCAAGTTCCTCGACGTCACGACTTCGATGCTGCCATACGGCATCCCGTTCCCGGCGCTGCCGCAATCGCCCGAGATCATGAACATCATCGTCCCGGACATGCTGCAGAATGCCCTGACCGGAGCGATGACCGTCGATCAGGCAGCGGACGACGCGGCCCAGAAGGTGAAAGACCTGATGGGCGGGCTCTAG
- a CDS encoding ABC transporter ATP-binding protein has protein sequence MAHVVLKDLVKTYGSFKAVNEVSLTVNDGEFVALVGPSGCGKTTTLNLIAGLIPITSGDIVIGDQVVNDLDPKDRDIAMVFQNYALYPQKSVYMNLAFPLQMRKLPKAEIDKKVREAARVLDMTQLLERKPRELSGGQQQRVALGRALVRDPAVFLMDEPLSNLDAKLRVQMRSEIKRFHQDLKATIIYVTHDQLEAVTMADRMAVMNGGYLQQYDSPAQVFAHPANMFVASFVGSPAMSLIPLEASTANGDTVLTSAEGWSLGLSQLNARKAQRATTRKVVLGARHSTIKLHKGAVPGAIPAKAYTVEPTGDVTFVQAFLSGAIVNISVSPNIAVKPDEQIWLEFDQERMHLFDGETEMALEAA, from the coding sequence ATGGCCCACGTGGTCCTCAAAGATCTCGTCAAGACCTATGGCAGCTTCAAAGCCGTCAACGAGGTCTCGCTGACGGTGAATGACGGTGAGTTCGTTGCGCTCGTCGGCCCCTCGGGCTGCGGCAAGACAACGACGCTGAACCTCATCGCCGGGCTGATCCCGATCACATCGGGCGACATCGTCATCGGCGACCAGGTGGTCAACGACCTCGACCCCAAGGACCGGGACATCGCAATGGTGTTCCAGAACTACGCGCTCTATCCGCAAAAGTCGGTCTATATGAACCTCGCCTTCCCGCTGCAGATGCGCAAGCTGCCCAAGGCCGAGATCGACAAGAAGGTCCGGGAAGCGGCACGGGTGCTCGACATGACGCAGTTGCTCGAGCGCAAGCCGCGCGAACTTTCCGGCGGCCAACAGCAGCGCGTGGCGCTCGGCCGCGCGCTCGTTCGAGATCCGGCGGTGTTCCTGATGGACGAGCCGCTCTCAAATCTCGACGCCAAGCTGCGCGTGCAGATGCGCTCCGAGATCAAGCGGTTCCATCAGGACCTCAAGGCGACCATCATCTATGTGACGCACGACCAGCTCGAGGCCGTGACCATGGCGGACAGGATGGCTGTGATGAACGGCGGCTATCTGCAGCAATACGATTCGCCGGCCCAGGTTTTCGCGCATCCCGCCAACATGTTCGTCGCCAGCTTCGTCGGCAGCCCGGCGATGAGCCTTATTCCGCTGGAGGCGTCGACGGCGAACGGCGACACCGTCCTGACCAGCGCGGAAGGCTGGAGCCTGGGGCTGTCGCAGCTCAATGCGCGCAAGGCCCAGAGGGCGACCACCAGGAAGGTCGTGCTCGGTGCGCGGCACTCGACGATCAAACTCCACAAGGGCGCGGTGCCAGGCGCCATTCCGGCCAAGGCCTATACGGTCGAACCAACCGGAGACGTCACCTTCGTGCAGGCCTTCCTCTCCGGCGCCATCGTCAACATCAGCGTGTCCCCAAACATCGCCGTCAAACCCGACGAGCAGATCTGGCTCGAGTTCGACCAGGAACGGATGCACCTGTTCGACGGCGAAACTGAAATGGCTCTAGAGGCCGCCTGA
- a CDS encoding alpha/beta fold hydrolase, with protein MTVQFETLEYDVGGVKTVVKAIGKGKPVLFLHGASTLEGFDFAQGLADRFRVLCPSHPGFGFSGAAPHVAAMSDMVLHYLNLLDVLKLSEKPHLIGFSMGGWMATELAGLARERFDKVVLVAPAGLNDPAHPATNLGAVAPQELPAYLAHDVSAALRYFPDGSDPAFAEAFGADRAREGETLGRLLAPFGMGHPNLRRFLARIANPTLVVWGTRDRLLPASQAPLFVEALADARLILVEDAGHFVMQEKPETLGKIGDFLAG; from the coding sequence ATGACCGTTCAGTTCGAAACGCTCGAATACGATGTCGGCGGCGTAAAAACGGTGGTGAAGGCCATCGGCAAGGGCAAGCCCGTGCTGTTCCTGCACGGCGCCTCGACGCTGGAAGGTTTCGACTTTGCACAAGGTCTCGCCGACCGGTTCCGCGTTCTGTGCCCCAGCCACCCGGGCTTCGGCTTTTCGGGCGCCGCGCCGCATGTGGCGGCGATGTCCGACATGGTTCTGCATTATCTGAACCTGCTCGATGTCCTGAAACTGTCGGAGAAGCCTCATCTCATCGGCTTTTCCATGGGTGGCTGGATGGCGACCGAGCTGGCCGGCCTTGCCCGCGAGCGGTTCGACAAGGTGGTGCTGGTCGCGCCGGCCGGGCTCAACGATCCCGCGCATCCAGCCACCAATCTGGGCGCGGTCGCGCCGCAGGAACTGCCGGCCTATCTGGCGCATGACGTCTCGGCGGCGTTGCGCTATTTCCCGGACGGCTCGGACCCCGCCTTTGCGGAGGCCTTCGGCGCCGATCGCGCCCGCGAAGGCGAGACGCTGGGCCGCCTGCTTGCCCCCTTCGGCATGGGCCATCCGAATCTGCGCCGCTTCCTGGCGCGCATCGCCAATCCGACACTGGTCGTCTGGGGCACCAGGGACCGTCTGCTGCCCGCCAGCCAGGCGCCACTCTTCGTCGAGGCGCTTGCGGACGCACGCCTGATCCTGGTCGAGGACGCCGGCCATTTCGTCATGCAGGAAAAACCCGAAACGCTTGGGAAGATCGGCGACTTCCTCGCCGGCTGA
- a CDS encoding ribonuclease activity regulator RraA: protein MTHTSDIIRPPKDLIEGLREIGAATVAGTLGHMGFRNPHMVGPVAQNHGKSIVGPALTLQFLPQRPDLFNEGEYADPETQLHRHVLYHAQEGDVVVVDARGDMSSGVFGDMMSTYFKGRGGAGIVIDGCMRDRPNVEKLDLPLWLRGWTPNYHVQTSIYPNAVNVPIACGGVTVIPGDIIVADDDGVVVVPVAMAAKVIDEAKKHHDWEEFSREKLMQGAPLQRYYPLHDDARGEYEAWRKTNGLKSSN from the coding sequence ATGACGCATACCTCCGACATCATCCGGCCGCCCAAGGACCTGATCGAGGGATTGAGGGAGATCGGCGCCGCGACGGTTGCCGGCACGCTTGGCCATATGGGCTTCCGCAATCCGCATATGGTCGGACCGGTGGCGCAGAACCACGGCAAGTCGATCGTCGGGCCGGCGCTGACGCTGCAGTTCCTGCCGCAGCGGCCGGACCTCTTCAACGAGGGAGAATATGCCGATCCGGAGACGCAACTGCACCGGCACGTGCTCTATCATGCGCAGGAAGGGGACGTGGTCGTGGTCGACGCGCGCGGCGACATGAGTTCCGGCGTTTTCGGCGATATGATGTCGACCTATTTCAAGGGCAGAGGCGGCGCCGGCATCGTCATCGACGGATGCATGCGCGACAGGCCCAATGTCGAGAAGCTCGACCTGCCGCTTTGGCTGCGCGGCTGGACGCCTAACTATCATGTGCAGACCAGCATCTATCCCAATGCCGTCAACGTTCCGATCGCCTGCGGCGGTGTCACGGTGATCCCCGGCGACATCATCGTTGCCGACGATGACGGGGTGGTGGTGGTCCCCGTGGCGATGGCCGCGAAGGTCATCGACGAAGCGAAGAAGCATCACGATTGGGAAGAGTTCTCACGCGAGAAGCTTATGCAGGGCGCCCCGTTGCAACGATATTATCCGCTGCATGACGATGCCCGCGGGGAATACGAGGCGTGGCGCAAGACAAACGGCTTGAAGAGCTCCAATTAG
- a CDS encoding flavin reductase family protein produces the protein MNAPHPMTNAFREAFRRHPAGVAVITADPGDRPVAMTVSSLISVSAAPPVVAFSLSMKSTSSEPLLRAETMVIHLLRFTDIDLAQLCASSGAERFPPGGAWARLPTGEPRYTGVSTWFRARRLGLLPIEGATLVAAELLEGEVQPDEVPPEAHSLVYLDRRWHRLHKELDGVAELLDSSRFL, from the coding sequence ATGAACGCGCCGCATCCGATGACCAACGCCTTCCGCGAAGCCTTTCGCCGCCACCCGGCGGGCGTCGCCGTGATCACGGCCGATCCCGGCGACCGGCCGGTGGCAATGACCGTGTCCTCTTTGATCTCGGTGAGCGCCGCGCCACCGGTCGTCGCCTTCTCGCTTTCGATGAAATCGACCTCGTCCGAGCCTTTGCTGCGGGCCGAGACCATGGTGATCCATTTGCTCCGCTTCACCGACATCGACCTAGCGCAACTCTGCGCGTCGAGCGGCGCGGAACGCTTCCCGCCCGGAGGCGCCTGGGCGCGGCTGCCGACGGGCGAACCGCGCTATACCGGCGTTTCGACCTGGTTCCGCGCGCGCCGGCTCGGCCTGCTGCCGATCGAGGGCGCGACGCTGGTCGCGGCGGAGCTGCTGGAAGGCGAGGTGCAGCCGGACGAGGTCCCGCCGGAGGCGCATTCGCTGGTCTATCTCGACCGTCGCTGGCATCGCCTGCACAAGGAACTGGACGGCGTGGCCGAACTGCTGGATTCGTCGCGTTTTCTCTAG
- a CDS encoding carbohydrate ABC transporter permease has protein sequence MTIVTGKTEARRRLQPGGSGLLRKIWEHRADYAYVLPAIAVMLVVIAYPIYYTIELSFFSTPPGLQLRDKTFIGFDNYTAILTSGVFWKVTWNTLIWTVGSTGISFVLGFAAALALHRDFFGRGVLRAILIIPWVISAVAASYIWKWIYHSDFGIIGAVLVGLGWADRPPNFIDSVSTVLPSLIVVNIWREFPFAMIMMMAGLQTVPDQLLRAAKVDGANAWQRFWHVTFPHLRNVSTVTILLLAVANFNSFIIPWIMTGGGPSNASHIWITHIYELAFGRQRWGVASAYSVLLFIILMTFGYFYVRALSGNDRRDGSA, from the coding sequence GTGACGATCGTGACCGGCAAGACCGAGGCTCGCCGAAGACTGCAACCGGGTGGATCCGGCTTGCTGCGCAAGATCTGGGAGCATCGCGCTGACTACGCCTACGTGCTCCCCGCGATCGCCGTGATGCTCGTCGTCATCGCCTATCCGATCTACTACACGATCGAGCTGTCGTTCTTCAGCACGCCACCCGGCCTGCAGCTTCGCGACAAGACCTTCATCGGCTTCGACAATTACACCGCCATCCTCACCAGCGGGGTGTTCTGGAAAGTCACCTGGAACACCCTGATCTGGACGGTGGGGTCCACCGGCATCTCCTTCGTCCTGGGGTTTGCCGCCGCGCTGGCGCTGCACCGCGACTTTTTCGGCCGTGGTGTCCTGCGCGCCATCCTGATCATTCCCTGGGTCATCAGCGCGGTCGCCGCCTCCTATATCTGGAAGTGGATCTACCATTCGGACTTCGGCATCATCGGCGCGGTGCTGGTCGGCCTCGGATGGGCTGACCGGCCGCCGAATTTCATCGACAGTGTCTCGACGGTGCTGCCCTCCCTGATCGTCGTCAACATCTGGCGCGAATTTCCGTTTGCCATGATCATGATGATGGCCGGCCTGCAGACGGTCCCCGACCAGTTGCTGCGCGCCGCGAAAGTCGACGGAGCCAATGCATGGCAGCGCTTCTGGCACGTCACCTTTCCGCATTTGAGAAACGTCTCGACGGTGACGATCCTTCTGCTGGCGGTCGCCAACTTCAACTCCTTCATCATCCCCTGGATCATGACCGGCGGCGGGCCGTCGAACGCATCGCATATCTGGATCACCCACATCTATGAACTCGCCTTCGGCCGCCAGCGCTGGGGGGTGGCATCGGCCTATTCGGTGCTGCTGTTCATCATCCTGATGACGTTCGGCTACTTCTACGTCCGCGCGCTGAGCGGCAACGACCGGAGGGACGGAAGCGCATGA